The following coding sequences are from one Papilio machaon chromosome 8, ilPapMach1.1, whole genome shotgun sequence window:
- the LOC106714319 gene encoding flexible cuticle protein 12 isoform X1 produces the protein MKLFIVAALFVAAAMAAPTTIDGQAQIVVQNIDNIGTGPYAYESETSNGIVQKEQGQLKNVGTENEALEVRGQYSYPGDDGVIYTITYIANELGFQPQGAHIPQSQ, from the exons ATGAAACTG TTCATTGTCGCCGCTCTGTTCGTTGCCGCCGCCATGGCCGCACCCACCACCATCGACGGTCAGGCCCAGATCGTCGTCCAAAACATCGACAACATCGGCACCGGTCCCTACGCCTACGA ATCCGAAACATCGAACGGTATCGTCCAAAAGGAGCAAGGTCAGCTAAAGAACGTGGGCACTGAAAACGAAGCACTTGAGGTTCGCGGCCAGTACTCTTACCCTGGTGACGATGGCGTCATCTACACCATCACCTACATCGCCAACGAGCTCGGCTTCCAGCCCCAGGGCGCCCACATTCCCCAATCACAATAA
- the LOC106714319 gene encoding flexible cuticle protein 12 isoform X2, which yields MKLFIVAALFVAAAMAAPTTIDGQAQIVVQNIDNIGTGPYAYESETSNGIVQKEQGQLKNVGTENEALEVRGQYSYPGDDGVIYTITYIANELGFQPQGAHIP from the exons ATGAAACTG TTCATTGTCGCCGCTCTGTTCGTTGCCGCCGCCATGGCCGCACCCACCACCATCGACGGTCAGGCCCAGATCGTCGTCCAAAACATCGACAACATCGGCACCGGTCCCTACGCCTACGA ATCCGAAACATCGAACGGTATCGTCCAAAAGGAGCAAGGTCAGCTAAAGAACGTGGGCACTGAAAACGAAGCACTTGAGGTTCGCGGCCAGTACTCTTACCCTGGTGACGATGGCGTCATCTACACCATCACCTACATCGCCAACGAGCTCGGCTTCCAGCCCCAGGGCGCCCAC
- the LOC106714314 gene encoding neurexin-4 — translation MMSAFLYYFFVLISFTTNCKADSLKYYYDYECNEPLVANAKLSATSSLRDRGPDNAKLYGLNAWTASESDFDQQLVIDLGVVRNVTRIATQGRAHSQEFVQEYHISYGSNGLDYVQYKAAGGEVKMFEGNHDGNTVKRNEFEVPIIAQYIRINPMRWRDKISMRVEIYGCDYVADTLYFNGSSLVKMDLLRDPISASREVIRFRFKTSAASGALLYSRGTQGDYVALQLRDNRLVFNIDLGSGTATSVSVGSLLDDNMWHDVVVSRHRRDLIFSVDRVVVTGRVKGEFSRLNLNRALYIGGVPNFQEGLVVDQNFTGCIENLYLNATNVIQEVKQGYDNGEPFKFQKVNTLYTCPEPPVVPITFLKEGSYARLRGYAGASTLNVSLEFRTYEHHALIIYHKFKTEGYVKVYLEEGRVKVELSTGGGPGGGATVGGPVRLDNFPEPQNDGRWHALLLTLGPDSLLLALDRRPVRTTKLLRFQTGPTYYIAGGKAPPRGFIGCMRKIAVDGNYRLPTDWTKEEYCCPNEVVFDACQMIDRCNPNPCEHGGSCTQTVDEFTCNCQGTGYAGAVCHTSIHPLSCAAYKQALGASRSADVMVDVDGSGPLPAFPVTCGLYSDGRVVTEVSHSAVGGSPVDGYQEPGSFRQDVVYEASRAQLEALLNRSHTCSQRLDYMCRHSRLLNSPSEEATFAPFAWWVSRAGQRMDSWAGAPPGSRMCRCGVLGNCIDPTKWCNCDAEYSPLKAEEFQMDGGEITEKEYLPVKQLRFGDTGSHLDEKEGRYTLGPLLCEGDDLFSNAVTFRISDAVISLPTFDLGHSGDIYFEFKTTKENAVLLHAKGPTDYIKLSLIGGDQLQFQLQVGDTPLGVSVETSSRLADNNWHSVSIERNRKEARVVVDGALKNEIRTAKEPVRALHLTTALALGASLERTDGFVGCVRALLLNGRPVDLLTYARRGLYGVSEGCHGKCESSPCLNNGTCLERYDGYTCDCRWTAFKGPICADEIGVNLRPNSMVKYDFLGSWRSTISEHIRVGFTTTNPKGFLLGFFSNITGEYLTLMVSNSGYLRVVFDFGFERQEIIFQGKHFGMGQYHDVRLSRKDSGATMVLQVDNYETQEYRFNIKESADAQFNNIQYMYIGRNETMSEGFAGCVSRVEFDDIYPLKLLFQQDPPPNVRTIGGILHEDFCGVEPVTHPAETPETRPPPPNDLQAELDFHRTDEAILGTVLAFIFLLLVVVAVVLVRALSRHKGEYLTQEERGADGAADPDAAALAAATGARVTKRREFFI, via the exons AATATTACTACGATTATGAATGCAACGAACCATTAGTAGCCAATGCTAAACTGAGTGCTACTTCTAGTCTGCGAGATAGAGGTCCAGATAATGCTAAGTTATATG GTCTAAATGCGTGGACGGCTTCGGAGAGTGACTTTGACCAGCAACTCGTCATAGACCTGGGAGTTGTGAGGAATGTGACGAGGATAGCGACCCAGGGTCGAGCACATTCCCAAGAGTTTGTTCAGGAGTACCACATTAGCTATGGCTCTAATGGACTTGATTACGTCCAGTACAAAGCGGCCGGAGGCGAGGTCAAG ATGTTCGAAGGCAATCACGACGGCAACACGGTGAAGCGGAATGAATTCGAAGTGCCTATAATAGCTCAGTACATTAGAATAAACCCGATGCGATGGCGGGACAAGATATCAATGCGTGTTGAGATCTACGGTTGTGATTATG TGGCTGATACATTATACTTCAACGGGTCGTCACTGGTGAAGATGGACCTGCTGCGGGACCCGATCTCTGCATCACGAGAAGTGATCAGGTTCAGGTTCAAGACGAGCGCTGCGTCTGGCGCTCTGCTGTACTCGCGCGGCACTCAGGGGGACTATGTGGCGCTGCAGCTGCGAGATAACAGACTTGTCTTCAATATAGATCTAG GGTCTGGCACGGCGACGTCCGTGTCAGTGGGCAGTTTGCTGGATGACAACATGTGGCACGACGTGGTGGTGTCCCGCCACCGCCGCGACCTCATCTTCTCCGTGGACCGCGTCGTCGTTACCGGACGCGTCAAGGGAGAGTTCTCGCGACTCAATCTCAATAGAGCT TTGTACATCGGTGGAGTGCCGAACTTCCAAGAGGGTCTGGTGGTGGACCAGAACTTCACTGGCTGCATAGAGAACCTGTACCTCAACGCCACCAACGTCATCCAGGAGGTGAAGCAGGGCTACGACAACGGGGAGCCATTCAAGTTCCAGAAAGTTAACACCTTATACACCTGTCCT GAGCCGCCGGTGGTGCCCATCACATTCCTGAAGGAGGGTTCATACGCGAGGCTGCGGGGCTACGCCGGAGCCTCCACACTCAACGTCTCCCTCGAGTTCCGCACATACGAGCACCACGCGCTGATCATCTACCACAAGTTCAAGACTGAAGGATATGTCAAG GTTTACCTGGAGGAGGGCAGGGTGAAGGTGGAGCTGTCGACGGGGGGAGGTCCCGGGGGCGGGGCGACAGTGGGGGGCCCGGTACGTCTGGACAACTTCCCGGAGCCGCAGAACGACGGGCGCTGGCACGCGCTGCTGCTGACCCTCGGCCCGGACTCCCTGCTGCTGGCGCTGGACCGCCGCCCCGTGCGCACCACCAAGCTGCTGCGCTTCCAAACTGGACCCACATACTACATCGCTG GTGGCAAAGCCCCGCCTCGAGGCTTCATCGGGTGCATGCGCAAGATTGCAGTAGACGGCAACTACCGGCTGCCCACAGACTGGACCAAGGAGGAGTATTGCTGCCCCAATGAGGTCGTCTTCGATGCCTGTCAGATGATCGATAG ATGTAACCCGAATCCGTGTGAGCATGGCGGCAGTTGTACGCAGACTGTGGACGAGTTTACCTGCAACTGCCAGGGTACGGGATACGCAGGCGCCGTCTGTCATACTT CTATCCATCCATTATCGTGTGCGGCGTACAAGCAGGCGCTGGGTGCTTCGCGCTCAGCCGACGTGATGGTAGATGTGGACGGATCCGGGCCCCTGCCCGCCTTCCCTGTCACCTGTGGCCTATACT CGGACGGACGCGTGGTGACGGAGGTGTCGCACTCTGCGGTGGGGGGCTCCCCTGTGGACGGGTACCAGGAGCCGGGCAGCTTCCGCCAGGATGTGGTGTACGAGGCGTCGCGCGCGCAGCTCGAGGCTCTCCTCAACCGCTCCCACACCTGCTCCCAGCGCCTCGACTACATGTGCCGGCACTCGAGACTGCTCAACTCACCCA GCGAGGAGGCGACGTTTGCGCCGTTCGCATGGTGGGTGTCCCGCGCGGGGCAGCGCATGGACTCGTGGGCGGGCGCTCCGCCCGGCAGCCGCATGTGTCGCTGCGGAGTGCTCGGTAACTGCATAGACCCCACCAAGTGGTGCAACTGCGACGCCGAGTACAGCCCGCTTAAAGCTGAAG AGTTCCAGATGGACGGCGGGGAGATCACAGAAAAGGAGTACCTGCCGGTGAAGCAGCTGCGGTTCGGCGACACCGGCAGCCATCTGGATGAGAAGGAGGGCCGCTACACACTCGGACCTCTGCTCTGCGAGGGAGACG ATTTGTTCAGCAATGCGGTGACGTTCCGCATCTCTGACGCGGTGATCTCGTTGCCCACATTCGACCTCGGCCACAGCGGTGATATATACTTCGAGTTCAAGACCACCAAGGAGAACGCCGTATTACTGCATGCTAAG GGTCCGACGGACTACATCAAGCTGTCGCTGATCGGCGGCGACCAGCTGCAGTTCCAGCTGCAGGTGGGCGACACACCCCTGGGAGTGTCCGTGGAGACCAGCAGCCGCCTCGCAGACAACAACTGGCATTCCGTCTCCATCGAGCGCAACAG GAAGGAGGCGCGAGTGGTGGTTGACGGTGCGCTGAAGAACGAGATCCGCACAGCGAAGGAGCCGGTCCGCGCGCTGCACCTCACCACCGCGCTGGCGCTGGGCGCCTCACTCGAGCGCACTGATGGCTTCGTCGGCTGCGTGCGCGCGCTGCTGCTCAACGGACGACCTGTTGACCTCCTCACGTACGCGCGCAGAG GTCTGTACGGGGTGTCGGAGGGATGTCACGGCAAGTGCGAGTCTTCGCCGTGTCTCAACAACGGCACCTGTCTGGAGAGATACGATGGCTACACCTGCGACTGTCGCTGGACCGCATTCAAGGGACCCATCTGCGCTGACG AAATCGGCGTAAACCTTCGACCCAACTCAATGGTGAAGTACGACTTCCTCGGCTCATGGCGGTCGACGATCAGCGAGCACATCCGCGTCGGCTTCACCACCACCAACCCCAAGGGCTTCCTGCTCGGCTTCTTCTCAAACATCACCGGCGAGTACCTCACCCTCATGGTCTCCAACTCAG GGTATCTACGTGTGGTGTTCGACTTTGGTTTTGAGCGGCAGGAGATCATCTTCCAGGGAAAGCATTTCGGTATGGGTCAGTACCATGATGTGCGTCTCTCACGCAAGGATAGTGGCGCCACCATGGTCCTACAG GTGGACAACTACGAGACGCAGGAGTACAGATTCAATATAAAGGAGTCTGCGGACGCGCAGTTTAACAACATCCAGTACATGTACATCGGACGTAACGAGACCATGAGCGAAGGCTTCGCGGGCTGCGTCTCCCGAGTTGAATTCGATGACATCTACCCGCTGAAGCTGCTCTTCCAGCAGGACCCGCCGCCCAACGTGCGCACCATTG GCGGTATCCTACACGAGGACTTCTGTGGTGTGGAGCCTGTGACACACCCCGCGGAGACGCCGGAGActcgcccgccgccgcccaaCGACCTGCAGGCCGAGCTCGACTTCCATCGCACTGATGAGGCCATCCTCGGCA CGGTGTTGGCGTTCATCTTCCTGTTGCTGGTGGTGGTGGCCGTGGTGTTGGTGCGCGCCCTCTCCCGGCACAAGGGAGAGTACCTCACACAG GAGGAGCGCGGTGCAGATGGTGCAGCAGACCCGGACGCGGCCGCTCTGGCAGCCGCCACTGGCGCTCGCGTCACCAAGCGCAGGGAGTTCTTCATATAG